CCCGATCAGCGTGCGACCCGTCGGATCGGACCGGTTGCACATCGACGGACTCGACGCGGCGGCGCTCGCCGACCTCGTCGCCGCGCACGGGCTGCGCGTCCACGAGCTGACCAGCAGGCAGGAGGGCCTCGAAGAGGTGTTCCTCCGACTGACCTCCGACAAGGAGTCGAGCCGATGATCGGCCTGTTGCACGCGGAGTTCCATCGAATCACCTCCACCCGGCTCTGGATCTGGGCCGTCCTCGCCGCCCTGGCCTGCGGCGGCCTGACCGGACTGATCGCCGTCATCGGCCCGCAGAACGCCACCCCGCCCCTGCCGGGGCTCGACACCGCCGAGGGCGCGCGGGTCCTACTCGGCCTCGCCGGGCTCACCACCTTCGTTCCCGCTCTCTTCGGCACCACCGCCATGGGATCGGAGCACCGACACCGGACGATCACGACGACATTCCTCTTCGCGCCTCGGCGCTGGAGGGTGCTCGTCGCGAAGATCGTCGTCCACGCCGTGGCGGGGCTGTGCTACGGAGCACTCGTCGCCGCCACGGCGGTGGGCGGCCTTGCCGCGGGAGCGGCGTTGCACGGCGTCGAACCGGGCCTGTCGTCGGCGGAACTGGTCGGGTCCGGGCTGCGGATCGTCGTGGCGATGGCGGTCTTCGCCGTGCTGGGTGTCGCCGTCGGCGCGCTGGTCGACAACCAGATCGTCGCCCTCGCGGTCGTGGGAATCTGGTTCTACGCGGTGGAGAACCTGCTGCTGTTCGTTCCCGGTGCCGGCGTGGCCTACCCCTACCTGCCCGGCGGGGCGACGTCGTCGCTGCTCGGCTTCACCCTGCTCGCCGAGCAGGCCGCGGACATCGCAGGCACGGGGATACGCATGCTCTCCGCGCCCGCCGCCGCACTGCTGCTGCTCGGCTACCTCCTGATCGCCACCGCGGCGGCGATCGCTCGGCCGCTACGCCGCGACGTCGTCTGACCTGGTGCGACGTCGTCTGAGCTGGTGCGACGCCGTCTGAGCTGACGTGACGCCGTCTGGCCCGACGTGAGGCCGTCCGATCCGGCCTGACGGCCGCCGAGTCGCGATGAACACGCGAAGACGATCACGTGCGCCGTGGCTCGCGGCTACCGTCGAGGCATGACTGAGAACGGGGCCGCCCCACGCCGGATCGTGGTCGTCGGTTCGTCCGTGGCGGGG
This genomic stretch from Actinoalloteichus hoggarensis harbors:
- a CDS encoding ABC transporter permease, encoding MIGLLHAEFHRITSTRLWIWAVLAALACGGLTGLIAVIGPQNATPPLPGLDTAEGARVLLGLAGLTTFVPALFGTTAMGSEHRHRTITTTFLFAPRRWRVLVAKIVVHAVAGLCYGALVAATAVGGLAAGAALHGVEPGLSSAELVGSGLRIVVAMAVFAVLGVAVGALVDNQIVALAVVGIWFYAVENLLLFVPGAGVAYPYLPGGATSSLLGFTLLAEQAADIAGTGIRMLSAPAAALLLLGYLLIATAAAIARPLRRDVV